A single Maniola hyperantus chromosome 11, iAphHyp1.2, whole genome shotgun sequence DNA region contains:
- the LOC117986731 gene encoding organic cation transporter protein-like — MASQNNETKDSIDVVPDKKVNLDNVLVEEIGQFGRYQIRTLLLISVVLIFGGWAATEYIFTTARTKTRCLIPECESSEAAEFSPTWILNAVPSNGDSFDNCLRFDSINETVRNDECPAEWFNRTTSVGCSEYVYENTHTIVYDYGLACEEWRRAFVGTARTFGTFLGLPIVGFTSDRWGRRFALSLNAVNTAWVGLLRYWADTYYGFVISEVVEAAIGSGAFSCAYILVMELVGPKYRVAAGATLNTCFSLAQVLMALIAWAIPNWRTLTLVLYAPQFITICYFWIMPESVRWYLSKGRYKDAEDLLKNVARVNKRQLSEESLQSFTENAEADKKRIASEKETKEKEPWLIVLVFRNKAILTRCCISPVWWFTSALVYYGMSVNAVNMSGNRYLNYMAVAAAEIPGYWIAVVLMARIGRRPVLIGAYWICGACQLGYIFLPQNMFALSLLVYLIGKLTIAIVMMSLYIYTSEIYPTRYRHSLFAFSSMLGRLGAMTAPLTPAFGAALFEKFPSVLFCGFALLSGALVFLAPETLGTRLPDTMEEAAVIGAKTTDPRV; from the exons ATGGCATCACAAAATAATGAAACAAAAGACTCAATTGATGTAGTGCCAGATAAAAAAGTGAATTTAGATAATGTTTTGGTTGAAGAAATTGGTCAGTTTGGGAGGTATCAGATCAGAACATTACTGTTAATAAGCGTTGTTTTGATATTTGGAGGCTGGGCAGCTACGGAGTACATATTCACTACTGCAAGGACTAAAACCAG ATGCCTAATCCCAGAGTGCGAGAGTTCGGAAGCTGCAGAGTTCTCTCCTACATGGATTCTAAATGCTGTGCCAAGTAACGGCGATTCCTTTGACAACTGCCTTCGCTTCGACTCTATCAATGAGACTGTGCGGAACGACGAATGCCCTGCAGAATGGTTCAACCGGACAACAAGTGTCGGCTGTAGTGAATATGTGTACGAGAATACCCATACCATCGTTTATGAT tacgGCTTGGCCTGTGAAGAATGGCGCAGAGCTTTCGTCGGAACGGCTCGTACATTTGGTACCTTCTTGGGTCTTCCGATCGTGGGGTTCACGTCTGACCGCTGGGGTCGTCGGTTTGCCCTAAGCCTCAACGCCGTCAACACGGCGTGGGTCGGTCTGCTGCGCTACTGGGCCGATACTTACTACGGCTTCGTCATTTCTGAAGTCGTTGAAGCTGCAATTGGATCTGGTGCCTTCTCGTGTGCCTACATTTTAG TTATGGAACTAGTTGGACCAAAGTATCGAGTGGCAGCGGGAGCAACGCTGAACACTTGCTTCTCCCTCGCTCAAGTCCTTATGGCTCTTATAGCTTGGGCCATTCCCAACTGGAGGACTTTAACTCTCGTTCTTTATGCGCCACAGTTCATTACTATATGTTACTTTTGGATAATGCCCGAGTCTGTCCGATGGTATTTGAGCAAAGGGCGGTACAAAGATGCCGAAGACCTTCTGAAGAACGTCGCTCGAGTAAACAAGCGGCAATTGTCAGAGGAATCGTTACAATCATTCACAGAAAATGCAGAAGCAGATAAAAAACGAATCGCTTCAGAGAAAGAAACGAAAGAAAAAGAACCTTGGCTGATTGTACTGGTGTTTCGGAACAAAGCGATCCTCACACGATGTTGCATATCGCCAGTGTGGTGGTTCACTAGCGCTCTGGTTTACTACGGCATGTCGGTCAATGCAGTCAACATGTCTGGTAATCGATATCTTAATTACATGGCAGTGGCTGCAGCAGAAATACCTGGATACTGGATAGCTGTAGTGCTAATGGCTAGAATTGGCAGGAGGCCTGTTCTTATTGGCGCTTATTGGATATGTGGCGCTTGTCAATTGGGATATATTTTTTTGCCTCAAA ATATGTTCGCCTTGTCCCTGTTGGTGTACCTGATCGGCAAGCTCACCATAGCTATCGTGATGATGTCGTTGTACATATACACCTCCGAGATCTACCCCACTCGATACAGACACAGCTTATTTGCTTTTTCTTCAATGTTGGGACGACTAGGGGCTATGACGGCTCCGCTTACTCCAGCGTTT GGTGCGGCGCTCTTCGAAAAGTTCCCATCGGTGTTGTTCTGCGGGTTTGCCTTACTGTCTGGTGCTTTAGTGTTCCTAGCCCCAGAGACCCTGGGCACCAGGCTGCCTGACACCATGGAGGAGGCTGCAGTGATAGGCGCAAAGACGACAGATCCTCGAGTGTGA